Genomic segment of Gavia stellata isolate bGavSte3 chromosome 21, bGavSte3.hap2, whole genome shotgun sequence:
GGACTAGTTCCCAACCCTTGAGGACTCCTACTAATCAAGTATCCCCCATGAagattcagttttatttctaattctGTATCTGCCAGCCCAGAGACATGGCGAGGGCTGATCTCCCCTACCTTGTTAGCCAGCAGCATGTCCCGGATCTCAGTCAGATCCTCCTTGGTGAAGACAAAGCCCACGTTCCCACGGATGTGAGGCAGCAGTCTGAAGGAAAGATGAGAGCCTTCAGTTCTGCCTCTCAGACaacacctcctcctcccagacAGAGGTTCCAGGAGTACATTCAGACAGCGATACCCACTTTTCTAAGGCAGGGTTATTCTCCAGATGACCACGAATAGCTTTGCGCATCATAGTATTCTTCCCCATCAGCACAACAGCCTTCCCACGCAGGGACATACGGATTTGCTGCATCTGCTTGGATCCAACATTGTCTGCTCCCACAATGAAACATTTTGGGTAATCATCCAGGAGTTGCTATAGCAAGAAAACCACTGTAACTATACAATGAAATCTGGACCAGTGCACAGAGCAGCATTAAAACCTCAACaagttaaaatgtaaaaaaaaaaaaaaaacctgtcagaaGTCTGAGAGTGCTCAGCTCAAACTGACGCTGGGTGCACCACAAGGCTGCACCTTTCACTCAGCTATCTAGTTAGACCCCTGAACAAGTTATCTCTGTAACTGCCACAGCAAATCCTCACAGGAGCCTTAAAAATGGTCTGGACTGTCTTAATCTCTTCCTATTACCCCGTAATCGCTCTTCAAACAGACAAACTATGGCaccccatcttttttttttaaaaaatcccccCGCAGACACACTAGCCCGATTCTCGCTGCCCCGAACAGCTCCAGGACCGCTCCCTGTGGGCCGGGATCGCCCCCGAAGCCCAGGCGGCGGCAGCGCACCACCAGGGCCGGGCCTCCGGGGCGGGCCTCGCCCTCCGGGGCCGCGCCGACACTCACGATGATTTTCATGAAGTAGTTGGACTTCCACGTAGCCCTGTCTTCCCTGGGCATCGCGGCGGTGCTCCAAGGATCGCCCGGTGGGTTTAAAGACGAGCTGGGGCCTGCCAGGGAAAAGCGCGGCTCAGGCGGGTCCgcacccttcccttcccttcccccgcctcctccccgcGGCTCCCCGCCCGACAGTCCGGCCGCGGCCCAAGACCCCGGGTACAGTCCGCGTCGGGTCCGGGTCGGGTCCAGGTCCGGGTCCGGGTCCAGCCCGGCCCCACAGGAGCCGCCGCGTTGCGGACCTACCTCCACGAGGGCTCCGGGAAAGAAAGGCCGGAGGGTGGGGCTACCTCCTTTTATACCGCGGCTCATGCCCAATCGCAGCGAGCGGCGGCTATAATTCAGCTCATCCCATTGGCTGCCTGCCGCGTGTCAATCAGGGCAGGCCGCCGTTCTTACTGCGCAGCGCCCCTGTCCCCGGCGGAAGGCGCGGGCGGCGCAAGAGGCCGCGCGGCGGTGGAAGGCGCGGCTCGGCGCGGGCCGCCCCCTGGTGGCCGGAGGAGTGCGCTGCGGGGCGGGTAGGGCTCTGCGGCCCCGGCGGGGGAACGGGGCGAGCTGCGGGGCCGCGGGCTCCCCCGGGGGAGCTTCCTTCGGAgcacccccaccccagcagcccctgAGGGGTGACCCGCTTTGTTTCTGGTTTCTCTCAAGCTTAAGGGCTAGAAACAACAATCGCAACACACAGGTGAGAATAATGGTAAAAATTTTATTAGCATAACTGCaagaattttaaatggaaaaaaaaaaaagcggaGTTAGAAGTTTACAAGGGAGAAAGATATCAAGTAACTGTCGACCCAGCGGAACATCCCGCAGCCCAGCCCGGACGTTGTGTGAAAGCCCTGTCCCAGGGGTAGCACTTGGtctgggggggctgcacccaGGGCTGAGGCCTTTAAAGACAAAACCCCCCCAGAGCAAACCCCCCCCAGTGCTTGGGGTCCCTCCTCcggcagcacccccagccctcgCACCCTGTTTCTCCCCACACGCCACCCTCCCGGACAGCTCGGGCAGCACTGTGGCTGTCCTACCCTAAAACTGcatcagaaatgaaataacacACGTTTTTGGACATCCACAGTGGCAGCAGCCACCAAAAGTCATTATTTGGCAGAGTAGCATCCGTGTAGCATCCCAGCATGTCAGAAACCAGACAAATCCAGGACACACTCAACATCTCACTCAGGAGGTAAGTGTTTAACGATCTGTTTAGCATTAAGGACAGACGAGCCTCCCCTTCAGCGCCATGCACCACCAGCACCCCTCCGCAGCACCCCGCACCCAGGGTTTTCCGTGGGTGCCAGAAGCGTCACTTACACAAGCCTCAACTAGCAGTGAGGTAGGTTAAAGACTCCCCggacagggaaactgaggcacacgATTACACAGTTTGCAGGTATCACACACCGAGCAGTAGTGCCAGAAACATCTTCTCCCCCCGGCTCTGGCACTCCTGACACAACAGCTTTTCGTCCAAAAGAAGTTGACCTTTTTAGTGAGATAAACACACCCAACTGAGAAATGTCCGTTTTAAGTCAGACTGAtttcaaagatgaaaacagaagtgcGTAAGGTTTCGTGCCTTGCAAACTCTCCAGGAGCTGCGCTCAGCCCTGCTGACACAGCTTTAGCTCTAGTGCTTCCACAGCTCCCTTCTGTCTCACAACCACAAACTGAGGTTCATTTTTACAGAGAAACCGGTGAAAAACAGTTTCAGTGACCCAAGCAGGGCAGTGAAGCACTGCAGCAAGGTTAGGCGGGACAGCAACACGTGGATTCCAGCCTAAGGTTGGGCTGGTTTCTCACACAGTTGCCCCCGGACCCCTAATGCACCTGCCAAGCTGAAAAGCACAACCAGACATCGATGGCGATATTGCTGTAGCGCTCTGGAGAAGTAATTCCAAACACTACACCCCTGGGCTGCTTTGGCTGTTAACCACAGAACGCCATCAGGTATTTCAACGTAGTATTTCACCTTCCATAGCACCCTCCAGTCAGAGACCTAAAAGTGCTTTAGCAAACATGAACTAAGCCTCATAATAACCTCACAAATCCAGGCTAAACTgcccccattttacagatggggaaactgaggcacggtaAGGTTTAGTGACTGGCCCAAAGTTACACAGCTAGTCAGGAACTGAGTCTGTCTCTCCCAATTTCTTCTCCTTAGTCACAAGACCTTTCTTccacaggagaaaaaggaaCCCTTCCCCAATTAGCCCTCTTCCGGTTTCAGGTGGCTGAAGAGGAGAAACTGAGGGCAAAGGTATGAGCTCTTCCCCCCTGCAGCATCATATTAAGACTCACTATAACATCCTGCAAGCTGGGCTTTGGGAGAACGGCAGGTGATTCAAATACAGCAGTTTACAGGTtacaataaaaaccaaaaaacacactTTTAGGTGACCcagaggaagggggagaaaaaaaaaaaaagaaaaaagctattcACAGTTCACCTGCCtgtgctaggaaaaaaaatacaagtcaCATTCCCTTCCCCATAGATTCCAGCCCCTCCCAACCcgcaataaaaagaaaatattcaatgTTAGTTAGGCTTAACAAAGCGTTGAGGTTACAGATGCAGTAAACCAGCACAACTGGCATACTGCCTAGAACAGCACAGCTTGATATAAAAGTTGCTTTCTTAAAATCACTTCAAAACCAATTTCTGTATAAGAGGATTAAAAGTAAATTAGATATGAATTCAAAATCAGTGTAGAAATCTACAGTTCTTATCAAAGACAGGATACAGTATTTACTTCGATAGTAAAACTGCAAGTGTGTCACACACACCTGACCCAAGGGACTTGTTATACCAGTAACAGTCGATATAAAAGGTTATTGCTCTAGCATCTCTCAGTAGAACACATTTAACAAGAgcacagaaaagggaaatacCAAGGGCTGACAGGTCTTATTAGcaaagaggggaagaagaaaggatataaagtttggaattttttttccctggcttCTTAAACCCCTCCACTTCTCCCTGCTCTTGTGAGAGTTTCAGGTCCCAAAAGATGGGAAAATTTCAGGCCAGATAAACATACACACATCATACTTGCTCATGACAGGGATGGATGAAAAATGCTGCTCTTAAAGAAGTGATGATgactcttcctctctcccaggagcagcaggcaaggGGAGCAGACACCCTGAGCAGGCCTGGGTGCTGACGGAGGTGCCTGGCACAGGATGTCACCCACAGGAGCAGACATCAGTGCTGAGGAACGGTCAGGGCTTactccatctcctgctccagtgtgtTGAGAAAAGGCAGGAATAACAAACTagggacaaaaaaacccaccaccccACACAGTAACATCTTgattcctctttaaaaaaaaaaaaaaaaaagtggtatcATCTCCTTACAGTGTAATGGAACTGGAGAGACCCTTGCAGGGTCTTGGCTGCCTGCGCTGATGCTCTGATCTCAGCAAGTCACACATGCCACGTGGCTCTAGTGAGCGGAGCCAGGGTGGCGCTGAGATCACAGGGTGCCCTCGCTGTGCTATTGCTCAGACTGCAGGCGTGCAGACAAAAGCCTGAGAAAGAGGTGTCGAAGCAGAGGGCTGTGTTGTCTGCAAGTGTCACAATTTGCCCAGAGAGCTGACACAGGCTGAAACTACTGGCAAAAACTCCTTCTGCCAGGAGGGGGCTGGGTGAAGTCTCCCTTTTGGAGCCCTCGAGCTAAGCTCAGCTGTCagtcacacacacagacatgcacatGTAATGAGGGGACTCGGCCTCTCTCTACTGAGACACAGCAAGGGCATTTCCAGTTTAATGGTCCATCTCATCTCCGGATCTACTGCCTCTCCATAGCAGCAGAAAGcactcccaccccaccccgccccaccctcctcccctgcctggTAAGGTTTCTAAATCACAGTAATGTTCAGAGAGACAGAACTGCCAAGGGGGTGGCAGAAAGATGCTTAGCGCCCATCTATGATGCCTCTAACAGAAGAGCTTGAGAAAGCAGTTCTGGCAGTAGGGCTTGTCGTTCTGTTCTTTGAAGGTTCCTTTGTTGAGCTGCTTGAGGCAGAAGGCACAGACAAAGTGTTCAGGGTGAAATTTCTTGCCCATAGCAGTGATGCAGCGTCCTGTGATAGGCTTCTGGCAACCGGAGCAGAGCGAGCCGCGACGCTCGTGGTAATGCACCTCGCAGTAGGGCTGCCCATCATGCTCAAAGAAGCTGCCATTGATGAATGGTGTGAAACATTCCTGCAGGAGGATAAAGCAGAAGGGGACAGATTGTATAACAAGCTGGGGACACGGGCAGCTCCACAAGCCTCCTCTGTTCTGTGACACAGCCCAGCTGTACTGTAAGCAGGGTGAACTGCTGCCTTTCAGCATCGTCCTGTTGTCCAAAGAGCCAATCTCTGTCCATCAAGAAGAGTTTCCAAGGAAAGGCTGATAGATGGACAGATACAGCCATAAGCAAGGGAATTAACCATGccccttcccccagctggtTTCACTTCTACAAAGAAAATACTACAGATGAGCTATCAGATGTGTCCAGccaggagaaaggaaaacactcCTTCCCCCGAGATGGGAAACACTGCAGcacctttccctccccccccccttttttttttcttttttttttttcagtctcactCCAGCTTCCCCACAATGGCAGGCAGAAGCAGGGACCAACACAGGTCTCTCATGCAGCAGAATTTTGATGAACATGGGACTGGTTCCAGCTGAGAAAATGAGGCACAATTAATCTTTACAAGTGATCTCTCCAGAACGGCTGGCATTACGCAGGTACACTTTGCACAGGATCATCCATCCTGAAACGTCTCCACCAGGTACACACACATTGCTACTGGGAGAAACTGTTTGTTCTATAGTGCTAATGATTTTGAATAGATGAGGAAAAGAGGATACACCAGCTATGCACTTACTAGTGTCCAGAGCTCCTCATCCCCCTCAGTGTCACGCAGCTGAGGATGCTACACTTCAGAACTTGCAACAGTTAGCACCCACTGGGTGGGACTCCCCTCCTTGTGCAagtgggaaactgaggcagctgGGTGTGGAGGAGAGTCGAGGATACTGTCAGATTTACCAAACAGATCGGCAGCAAGGACCAGAGAAGCCAGACTTCCAGAATCCTGGTTTTGCTCAGCCCTAACACCATCCTCTTCCCCAGGAAGGATATACAGTATCACACACAGCTGGACACCAACATGTACAAAGGAGTCCAGCAAACAGCATGCAGAGCCATGGACAGCTAAACACTCGCAATACTGGGACGAATGATGCAGTTTGCCTGCAGCGAGTCCAAGACTTTTCTAATGCTGACAATCAGTTCAATAAACAGTCTCCTCCCTCAATCAgcaggacagctgaaaagtcTGCTCTGCTTTAGCAAAAACAGGAAGAGCATCCCATCTCATGTCGTGAAAGACATCAGTGCTGGCCCCACTAAAACTCGCAGCGTGGCAGCagggggaaaggaaagcagaactCCCTGACAGAAGTCTCAATCTCCGCACAAAAAggcacagccctccccagccccacacagccaggACTGCCACCTTCTGCTTCCACTCTCTGCACACCACTCTGGGAGCCACAGATAGTTCTGGGCAGACAGTCCCAACAGCATAGTGACAGTCTGCTCTGAGCATCATACCAGGAATCGGCAGCTTGTGGTTCTGCTGCTTGTTCCggtctctgcttttctttcccactctAGGAAACACTGGCTGATTTTGCTCATCTCTTGGGGCCTGTAAGAGTTAATACTTACAAGGCTCTCTGAAGGAGTGCCAAGCATTTAATCTGCAGTATTCCTGTTTATTATGCCTGTTGTATGGAGCCTGCCACTATTTCACTGACTTGCACATTTGCCTGAACAAGGTCAGTCTCTTTAGTTTACATTGTCAGACAGAGCATAGGAGGAAGATCCTCAAAATCTGATTGCTGAGGCAAGTGCTTAGAGAGAAGCTTAGCTTATAATTATTTAAAGGTCACAGAAAATGTCTCTGTTTAtctgtgagctgctgcagaagccCATAATTGCAGCTGGGaacagaaagagcaaagcagCTAGAAAGTTTAATGTAAACAGGCAGAGGAACAAGAAGGTGTTTGGTTGCTGACATGTTTTTATCTTGTGGGGCTGGCTGTCCTTCACTGCCCCACAGACGCCTTTTCCTGATAAGGGACCAGATGCCTGCAGGGTGGAAATGAGAGGGGTCgtacagcagcagcaaaagacCTTGGGCTTCTTACCCGACAGACAAAGCATTCAGGGTGCCACAGGGTGTTCAAGGCAGAGATGTAGTTTTCCAGGATAGCCCGGGCACAGCCTCCACACTTGGGAGCGAACATGTCAAAATAGTCCTTGCGGCAATAGGCTTTGCCATCCTTCTCATGAAATCCTGCCAAAGGAGAGGCAAAGAGCATCAGCTCCTGATCTTTACCCATGGACAGCCAAGCTTTGCGGGGTAACCAGTGTGGGTAGGATTATCCTTTCCCCTGCCGTACACACACAACAGGTAGCTGTTCCTTGTTCTGCTGCCCTTCCTATCCCATGCCCACACATGCACACCCTTCCTCTCCAAGGAGAAGATTACTGCTAGCATCCTTCCCCCATGAACAGCTATATCCCTCGGACCTTCCGTCTTCAGTAGTTCCCCGGTCATCTCTCAGGCTGTCCCCTAATAGCAGCCCTGCCTTATACACTTGTCTGCAGTTCAGGGAAGAGATTGCATAAACCAGCAATACCTTCAGGTCCAAAGAAAGCTCCACATTGGGCACAGAAGAAGTGCTCAGGGTGCCATGTCCTGTCCAAAGCCGTCACCACTTTCTGTTCAGAAGACAAAGTGCAAGTCACGTAAATTATTGCTTCAGCTTAGAGGTAAGGGGGTCTGGGTGGGGGGAAGAACGCATTCATGTTGGTACTGACAAGAGCGTGCATTAAAATAGACTGTCCTTTAGAGAGCTGAGTCAATTCTCCCCCGCCTCTGGCTCATTCAGGCTTTCCCCATGGCACACTTTTTTTTACCCTAAAAGGATCTTACACACTGCTTCCTCCCTTATACAGGGCCCCGTCCAGCTCTCAGGACTAGCACTGGTGCCTGTTACTACAGGCTACCAATAGACAAATGCTGAGGAATCGTTACCGGAATGATAGAGCAATGTGGGGTTCTGAAGGAACTTCAGTTACAAGTAAGAGGTACTAACTCCTCTCGCTAGTGTAAGAATTTGACTGGGCCAAGTTGTTTCCCTTACAGAGCCAGGGCAAAGGAAAAATTGAAGTCCCCAAACAAAATCTTCCACCCAGAGACACATGGGTGAAGTGGAGTTTTTAACACCCAGGCCTGCAGCATCTTGCCAGCGCCCTTAATCCCCCCAGGGAACTCACATCAAGGATCGGCCCATTGCAGTAGTAGCAGCGAGGGGAGAAGAGGTTGTGATAGTCCTTCTCGCAGTAGGGCTGACCATCCCGCTCAAAGAAGTTCCGTGACCCGATCTCCTCCTGACAGTGGGTGCAGACGAAGTGCTCAGGGTGCCAGGTTTTCCCCATGGCTGTAACTACCTGTTGGGAAGACAAATTATGAAGGACAACTCTatctccctctcccctagacCACATGACAAGATACCAGCTGGAGGTCAGCAAGAATGACAAGTTCTACTACTCAAGTGAGCCCTGGACTGGGGTAGCATGAAAACTGAATTACCTATCATCTCAGGAGAGGGCAGTCCCTCAAGGGCAGGGTAGAGGTCACTGGAGGAGCTTACAGCGTACCTAGCCAGTGGATAAATAGAGTACTTCAGTTTCTCCAGCATCTCCAGTCTCTTCAGCCTCACGAAACAGCCCTCCCCGTTactcccagctgcagcccaaGATGCAGCAATGAGACACCACCTTCAACTCACCTGCCCAGCAATAGGCTTCTTGCAGGCTCCACAGACACCTTTGGCAACTGTAGCTACACCCAGTTTGTTCAGGTCAGACTGGAGACTTCCCAGCATGGTGTCCAGCTGACTGCCAGGCTTCGAGGCTGTGGatggaggggagctgctcccaGCCTTCCCCTGTGCCATGAactgcagggaagagaaaacaaaagactgTAAGGCGAGTGCTGCTGTGCTTACAAGATAAATGCCTACTGCTGCTGCCAGTGGCTCCTCTGTAGAGACAGACAGGAGATTGCTAGGAGACAGCTACACTCTCTGCAGAAGCCAGTGAGAGCCAGGATCAAGTACACACATGTATTCTGCCCATGCAGAGACATGCAGAGACCCTGGGATGTGTAACAGCAGAACTGTGAACTGAGAACTTGATTTTCCTTCACTGCGCATACAGCAGAAGTCACCAGCAGATCCCAAGCAGTCAGTACAGTGATCTCTGAGCCTCTGCCAAAAATCTCCCTTTACCTCATCAGTTCCTGGCTAGCTGACAAAGCAGAAATGCCATCCAGAGGGCCCCTTCCCCTTGACCTCTCTCTATTTCTATGCTGTTGCTCTCTCCCAGTTATCACTCCCTCCTCTCTGACAGAAagccctctcctcttcctcatatCACCTCCCTTTCAGCTAGAATaacttctcccttcccctccctctccctttgcaCCAGCTTCTGCAGATCTTTTTGGCAAGTGTCCCTCACCCCATCAGGTGGCTCTCATCCCACACCTGAGCTAAGCAAgtggaagcagaaagaaaacaactccTTTCAAGTTGCCTGTTTACCTACAGAGAGGGCAGCGCATCCACAGCAGAGCCCTAGCAGACAGGACTGCAATGGAAAGACTGCCACGTTTATTGTCGGATCGCTGGAAATGcacgggggtggggggaaagggaTTAAGATACTTGTCTCAGAGGCCGTTTCTGAAACTCACACCACCACAGCATACACAAAGGCTTCCCAGAGAAGGGGAGAAATGTTTTACTTAGGTTCATTAACTTATAAACAAAGTATATATTCTCTTTGGCCACCAAAGCTCCCTTTGCAGGCAAACTACAATAATGAAATATAGATTATTTTAGCTGACTTTGCACGGCAATAGCTACTGTCAGGTTTAGAGACACCCAAATAAATCCCTCCCCAAGATGTTGGTCTGGAGCACGTTTTCTCCTACTAAGACGATAGATCAAAACAGACATAAAATCTACACTTGTGAACAACCCACcagcctgctgccagcacagccagggGAGCAGGGATACGCTGAAGTGCTTCACAGCCTTGGCAGAACCTGCCCTTCCAGCCACAGGAGGAGCTCTCTTCCCTGTCCCACAGCTGGTTGTACTTGTAGTCAACTAGTTTAGTCAATGACAAACCCTGGTTTCTACTCATTTGTATAAAAATTCTCATGACATACATAATTTTAGTTTTACACACACGCT
This window contains:
- the PXN gene encoding paxillin; translated protein: MDDLDALLADLESTTSHISKRPVFLTEETPYSYPTGNHTYQEIAVPPPVPPPPSNEALNGTVIDPLDQWQPNVSRYVHQQPQSQSPIYSSSAKSSSASAPRDGLSSPSPRASEEEHVYSFPNKQKSAEPSPTMTSSSLGSNLSELDRLLLELNAVQHNPASGFPADEASRSPSLPSVTGPHYVIPESSSSVGGKAAPPTKEKPKRNGARGIEDVRPSVESLLDELESSVPSPVPAITVSQGEVSSPQRVTASQQQTRISASSATRELDELMASLSDFKFMAQGKAGSSSPPSTASKPGSQLDTMLGSLQSDLNKLGVATVAKGVCGACKKPIAGQVVTAMGKTWHPEHFVCTHCQEEIGSRNFFERDGQPYCEKDYHNLFSPRCYYCNGPILDKVVTALDRTWHPEHFFCAQCGAFFGPEGFHEKDGKAYCRKDYFDMFAPKCGGCARAILENYISALNTLWHPECFVCRECFTPFINGSFFEHDGQPYCEVHYHERRGSLCSGCQKPITGRCITAMGKKFHPEHFVCAFCLKQLNKGTFKEQNDKPYCQNCFLKLFC